From Candidatus Hydrogenedentota bacterium, one genomic window encodes:
- a CDS encoding prepilin-type N-terminal cleavage/methylation domain-containing protein, giving the protein MKTRGFTLIEVLIATSILVIVVAAIYASFSGVTTTMAATRVSAEEMRLRQFLERSLRTNLSALHTDRDQRDPLFRLVGMDQESPDGPADSLRFVSMAPLVGGTGLPGDLKEVRYDVLGADTSAMNANVLNTLDMAQRKLQAVETPLVASNVVELDDETGGIVTEDSLIEREDVSNPLEKAPSWSVPIRTLDISYYDGVDWQPEWDSSALGMMPWCIRVRINFARTEAQLAEEAEQRFSIVDEPDFEVVVPLPIGLGRTADGGSISSFEEMSELDEQGIPKPGDPNYDPGRDYGVGDPVTQRDMERARRGVGDSKQ; this is encoded by the coding sequence ATGAAGACTCGCGGCTTCACCCTGATAGAAGTGCTTATCGCGACGTCAATACTTGTGATCGTCGTGGCCGCGATTTATGCCAGTTTCTCCGGCGTCACGACAACGATGGCCGCTACCCGCGTGAGTGCCGAAGAAATGCGTTTGCGCCAATTCCTCGAACGCAGCCTTCGCACCAATCTTTCCGCGCTGCACACCGATCGCGATCAACGCGACCCGTTGTTCCGTCTTGTGGGAATGGACCAGGAGAGTCCCGATGGCCCCGCCGACTCCCTGCGTTTTGTTTCCATGGCGCCGCTGGTCGGAGGAACCGGGTTGCCCGGCGACCTCAAGGAAGTGCGCTACGATGTGCTCGGCGCAGACACCAGCGCCATGAACGCCAATGTGCTCAACACGCTGGATATGGCACAGCGCAAACTTCAAGCCGTTGAAACACCGTTGGTCGCGAGCAATGTCGTTGAACTTGACGATGAAACCGGGGGAATCGTTACCGAAGATTCCCTGATCGAGCGCGAGGACGTCTCCAATCCGCTTGAGAAGGCTCCCTCCTGGTCGGTTCCGATTCGTACACTGGACATCTCATACTACGATGGAGTCGATTGGCAACCCGAGTGGGACTCGTCCGCGCTGGGCATGATGCCCTGGTGTATTCGCGTTCGGATCAATTTTGCGCGAACCGAAGCGCAACTCGCCGAGGAAGCCGAACAACGTTTCAGTATCGTCGACGAACCGGATTTTGAAGTGGTCGTTCCGCTACCCATCGGATTGGGTCGGACCGCGGACGGAGGAAGCATCAGCTCGTTCGAAGAGATGTCGGAGCTCGACGAGCAAGGCATACCGAAACCCGGCGATCCCAACTATGACCCTGGTCGCGATTACGGCGTAGGCGACCCTGTGACACAGCGAGACATGGAGCGTGCCCGCAGGGGAGTTGGGGACAGTAAGCAATGA
- a CDS encoding prepilin-type N-terminal cleavage/methylation domain-containing protein, translated as MSKTRTFNLKRLHTIRACGSAGFTLVEVMIALAVLGTAIFVLLEAHYGSLRAQDTLREEVQMRNLMSEAIGYAELSVATAKLSDSQEFGRRYPGFSYSFEAQLVGESFPGLYDVMVRVEGPKETRERQIFVMTRDSQTLLEGLQAQGALTEEQMQQLMQQGGGGKLPGGMTQEQLQELIRQNGGNMPNLGQIPANIRRQMQSGNFKLPGAQE; from the coding sequence ATGAGCAAGACGCGAACCTTCAATCTCAAACGACTCCACACAATTCGCGCGTGCGGTTCCGCGGGCTTTACCCTCGTAGAGGTCATGATTGCGCTTGCCGTGCTCGGAACAGCCATTTTCGTGCTGTTGGAGGCGCACTACGGTTCGTTGCGCGCGCAGGATACGCTTCGCGAAGAAGTTCAGATGCGCAACCTCATGTCAGAGGCCATCGGTTACGCCGAATTGTCCGTGGCTACCGCCAAGCTCTCCGACAGCCAGGAATTTGGGCGCCGTTATCCCGGCTTCTCCTACTCGTTCGAAGCGCAGCTCGTGGGCGAAAGCTTCCCCGGATTGTACGATGTCATGGTGCGCGTGGAAGGTCCGAAGGAAACGCGAGAACGCCAGATCTTTGTGATGACCAGGGATTCACAGACGCTCCTGGAAGGTCTCCAGGCGCAGGGCGCGCTGACGGAAGAGCAAATGCAGCAGCTTATGCAACAGGGCGGCGGAGGAAAGCTCCCCGGCGGCATGACGCAAGAGCAACTGCAAGAGTTGATACGCCAGAACGGCGGCAACATGCCGAATCTGGGCCAAATCCCGGCAAACATTCGCCGCCAGATGCAATCTGGCAACTTCAAATTGCCAGGAGCGCAAGAATGA